One window of Dermacentor albipictus isolate Rhodes 1998 colony chromosome 9, USDA_Dalb.pri_finalv2, whole genome shotgun sequence genomic DNA carries:
- the LOC139049653 gene encoding myb/SANT-like DNA-binding domain-containing protein 1 — translation MATASGTDEQPPARQRKPRVQWSERDTWALIKLWEDNLPSLRAQKHNGGVYDGIAQALTSMGVPRTKAQVHSKIENLGQTYRSCLKHMTTGSSPPSWPFFSEVHRFLGSLPVHDTSLMEEAGCSESTTSSTASVEELIFDMLDSGSASCEDVAEDCSPSESPVQQVESRNLASGSSECARRKRRQPAGDFQERMLEEQRRQREQFADAHKMEMDLRKEGLKLQEKLVDAMLKFFSKN, via the exons ATGGCTACGGCGAGCGGTACCGACGAACAGCCTCCGGCACGCCAAAGAAAACCGCGGGTACAGTGGTCGGAGAGAGACACCTGGGCGTTAATCAAGTTATGGGAAGACAACCTGCCCTCGCTGCGTGCGCAGAAGCACAACGGAGGCGTTTACGATGGCATTGCACAAGCATTGACGAGCATGGGTGTACCTCGCACAAAGGCGCAAGTGCACAGCAAGATAGAGAACCTGGGACAGACCTACAG GAGCTGCCTGAAACACATGACAACAGGGTCATCACCGCCGAGCTGGCCATTCTTCTCCGAAGTCCATAGGTTTCTAGGATCCCTGCCTGTTCACGATACATCTTTAATGGAAGAGGCTGGGTGCAGCGAGAGCACAACAAGCAGCACTGCCTCCGTCGAAGAA CTGATCTTCGACATGCTTGATTCCGGCTCTGCTTCTTGTGAAGACGTCGCCGAAGATTGTTCACCTTCCGAGTCGCCAGTACAACAGGTTGAATCCAGGAACCTCGCAAGTGGCAGTTCCGAATGTGCCCGCAGGAAGAGAAGGCAACCGGCTGGCGACTTTCAAGAAAGGATGCTTGAGGAGCAGCGACGGCAGAGAGAGCAGTTTGCTGATGCGCACAAAATGGAAATGGATCTCCGTAAAGAGGGGCTCAAGTTGCAAGAGAAACTTGTAGATGCAATGTTGAAGTTTTTTAGTAAAAACTGA